A genome region from Cystobacter fuscus DSM 2262 includes the following:
- a CDS encoding YncE family protein, producing MNLKLPRLAVLATLALGACIDTSGEPPPLDYDHPNGWPGRSEMPPLGGGRIVVTNSMDDTVSLLDLDTLDTPDWGELARVPVGLNPVELEGPHHAAFSPRGDFYYVGLSYSVPGAGSGPHGAHGTGTADGYCLKLDARDNHLVASTRVDRNPGDLVLSADGRTLYVTHFDLLKLQEALQNGTPHDNLDANLVLVDTDTMRVKKRVAVCPAPHAVRLSPDETRAYVACLSDEVAVVRLDDPAFPVTRIPLPNPGTAHAPRYSPYSLTLSPTDGSLWVGSLDSPIAYHMDPQSLRILPERSLLPERMDEELRQGVPMFGAFSVDGRTLLLPYQRVDTVAIIDVSGSGPAVKGKIPLSPAGCLNVHQVELIPGGKQALAVCEGDHVGPGTLHVLDLEAGTVKKTVKVGIYPDSVGLLRSKP from the coding sequence ATGAACCTGAAGCTCCCACGCCTCGCCGTCCTCGCCACGCTCGCGCTCGGCGCCTGCATCGACACGAGCGGCGAGCCGCCCCCGCTCGACTACGACCACCCCAACGGCTGGCCCGGCCGCAGTGAAATGCCTCCCCTCGGCGGCGGGCGCATCGTCGTCACCAACAGCATGGACGACACCGTCAGCCTGCTGGACCTGGACACCCTCGACACTCCGGACTGGGGAGAGCTCGCGCGCGTGCCCGTGGGACTCAACCCCGTGGAACTCGAGGGCCCCCACCACGCCGCCTTCTCGCCGCGCGGCGACTTCTATTACGTGGGCCTCTCCTACTCCGTGCCCGGCGCGGGCTCGGGTCCCCACGGCGCGCACGGCACCGGCACCGCCGACGGCTACTGTCTCAAGCTCGACGCCAGGGACAACCACCTCGTCGCCTCCACGCGCGTGGACCGCAACCCGGGCGACCTCGTGCTCAGCGCCGACGGCCGCACGCTCTACGTCACCCACTTCGATCTGCTCAAGCTCCAGGAGGCCCTCCAGAACGGCACCCCCCACGACAACCTCGATGCCAACCTCGTCCTCGTCGACACCGACACCATGCGCGTGAAGAAGCGGGTCGCCGTGTGTCCCGCCCCCCACGCCGTGCGCCTGTCCCCGGACGAGACGCGCGCCTATGTCGCCTGCCTCTCGGACGAGGTCGCCGTGGTGCGCCTGGATGACCCGGCCTTCCCCGTCACCCGCATCCCCCTGCCCAACCCGGGCACCGCCCACGCCCCCCGCTACTCCCCCTACTCGCTCACCCTCTCGCCCACGGATGGCTCGCTGTGGGTGGGTTCCCTGGACAGCCCCATCGCGTACCACATGGATCCCCAGTCGCTGCGCATCCTCCCCGAGCGCTCGCTGCTCCCCGAGCGCATGGACGAGGAGTTGCGCCAGGGCGTCCCCATGTTCGGGGCCTTCAGTGTCGATGGCCGGACACTCCTCCTGCCCTACCAGCGGGTGGACACCGTGGCCATCATCGACGTGAGCGGGAGCGGGCCCGCCGTGAAGGGGAAGATTCCACTGTCGCCCGCGGGCTGTCTCAACGTGCATCAAGTGGAGCTGATACCGGGAGGCAAGCAGGCGCTGGCGGTGTGCGAGGGAGACCATGTGGGCCCGGGCACCCTGCACGTGCTGGATCTGGAGGCGGGCACGGTGAAGAAGACGGTGAAGGTGGGCATCTATCCGGACTCGGTGGGCCTGCTGAGGAGCAAGCCATGA
- a CDS encoding c-type cytochrome: MRARRVAGAVACAVAGLVAGCGPTPAEEYGEALFRDSRLSTSQYNAFSCATCHATSSEQARDKLYTGLSLEGVASRPHWWGGYEVTLLDAVNFCYTAFMRGTAPLDAEDPKSRALYEYMVSLSPRPDASAQPFTLVRDITDVPRGDARRGAEVYRAACQDCHGEARSGQGRLTELAPVLPDVAHEYHQLFPNSPPSLVFIEKVRHGRFFGVGGNMPPYSREALSDEDLGALLAWLGL, from the coding sequence ATGAGGGCACGAAGGGTGGCGGGCGCGGTGGCCTGCGCGGTGGCGGGGCTGGTGGCCGGGTGTGGTCCCACTCCCGCGGAGGAATACGGCGAGGCCCTGTTCCGGGACTCCCGGCTGTCGACGAGCCAGTACAACGCCTTCTCGTGCGCCACGTGCCACGCGACGTCGAGCGAGCAGGCCCGGGACAAGCTGTACACGGGCCTGTCGCTGGAGGGCGTGGCCTCGCGTCCCCACTGGTGGGGCGGCTACGAGGTGACGCTGCTGGACGCGGTGAACTTCTGCTACACGGCCTTCATGCGCGGCACCGCTCCCCTCGATGCGGAGGATCCCAAGAGCCGCGCCCTCTACGAGTACATGGTGAGCCTCAGCCCCCGGCCCGACGCGTCGGCGCAGCCCTTCACGCTCGTGCGCGACATCACCGACGTGCCGCGGGGAGACGCCCGCCGGGGCGCGGAGGTGTACCGCGCGGCGTGCCAGGACTGCCATGGCGAGGCGCGCTCCGGCCAGGGCCGGCTCACGGAGCTCGCCCCCGTGCTGCCCGACGTGGCCCACGAGTACCACCAGCTCTTTCCCAACAGCCCCCCGAGCCTCGTCTTCATCGAGAAGGTGCGCCATGGCCGCTTCTTCGGCGTGGGGGGCAACATGCCGCCCTACAGCCGCGAGGCCCTGTCGGATGAAGACCTGGGCGCGCTCCTGGCCTGGCTCGGGCTGTGA
- a CDS encoding terpene synthase family protein, producing MSPLVSPPLFCPFPTQEHPRLRQLEEEALARWAGQLETPTQHVDLEKLCRGHFPLLLGRAHPTLPPERLGAALDFLIWCFSWNDQMAGVPPVWLQEQSWLALAVLQGATPARDALPSLWLLRDIRERLLGSMPRDWRERFIRACQSYFRGTICEARVRAGRLCLEVSSYVELRRMSAGTSMVFTQMEALEGFFLPEDTLAHPALVQLMRTATDVMAWANDLFSLECDLRDDFHPNLVLSLQLERTLPLDEALRAAVEMHDTAVRRFLVQERALPSFGAHDAAVSRLVLGLRRWIRANLDWSLLTGRYPRTAASQCSRVA from the coding sequence ATGAGCCCCCTCGTCTCGCCCCCGCTGTTCTGTCCATTCCCCACGCAGGAACATCCCCGCCTGCGGCAACTCGAGGAAGAGGCCCTGGCGCGCTGGGCGGGCCAGTTGGAGACGCCCACGCAGCATGTGGACCTCGAGAAGTTGTGCCGCGGCCACTTCCCCCTGTTGCTCGGCCGCGCCCATCCCACGCTGCCCCCGGAGCGCTTGGGCGCGGCGCTCGACTTCCTCATCTGGTGCTTCTCCTGGAATGACCAGATGGCCGGAGTGCCGCCGGTATGGCTTCAGGAGCAGAGCTGGCTGGCGTTGGCGGTGTTGCAGGGGGCCACGCCCGCGCGCGACGCGCTGCCCTCGCTGTGGCTGCTCCGGGACATCCGCGAGCGGCTGCTCGGGTCCATGCCCCGCGACTGGCGCGAGCGCTTCATCCGGGCCTGCCAGTCGTACTTCCGGGGGACGATTTGCGAGGCGCGGGTACGCGCCGGGCGCCTGTGCCTGGAGGTGTCGTCCTACGTCGAACTGCGCCGCATGTCGGCGGGCACGTCCATGGTGTTCACCCAGATGGAGGCGCTCGAGGGCTTCTTCCTCCCGGAGGACACCCTGGCCCACCCGGCGCTCGTGCAACTCATGCGCACCGCCACGGACGTGATGGCCTGGGCCAACGATCTCTTCTCGCTGGAGTGCGACCTGAGGGATGACTTCCACCCGAACCTGGTGCTCTCGCTGCAACTCGAACGGACACTGCCGCTGGACGAGGCGCTGCGCGCGGCGGTGGAGATGCACGACACGGCGGTGCGGCGCTTCCTCGTGCAGGAGCGCGCCCTGCCTTCGTTCGGCGCGCATGACGCCGCCGTGTCGCGGCTCGTGCTCGGGCTGCGCCGGTGGATCCGCGCCAACCTCGACTGGTCGCTGCTGACGGGCCGCTATCCGCGGACGGCCGCGTCCCAGTGCTCGCGCGTGGCGTGA